A genomic region of Govania unica contains the following coding sequences:
- a CDS encoding phosphoserine transaminase yields MTKPATKPQSPYFSSGPCAKRPGWALAALEDACLGRSHRSKLGKNKLKEAIDRTRAVLGVPADYRIGIVPASDTGAVEMALWSLLGARGVDMLAWESFGDGWVTDVVKQLKLEDVRSLKAGYGELPDLAAVDCNRDVVFTWNGTTSGVRVPNGDWIADDREGLTICDATSAAFAMDLPWSKLDVTTFSWQKVLGGEGAHGILILSPRAVERLQTYKPSWPLPKVFRLTSGGKLIEGIFVGETINTPSMLCVEDYIDALKWAEGEGGLTGLIARSEGNLAVLANWVAASDWADFLPVVEATRSCTSVCLKIVDPWFTALDAEGQAKVAKDFAKILEDEHVAYDIGSYRDAPPGIRIWAGATVEAADLKALLPWLDWAFATLKAKA; encoded by the coding sequence ATGACGAAACCAGCTACTAAGCCGCAGTCCCCTTATTTTTCTTCGGGGCCTTGCGCGAAACGCCCAGGTTGGGCGCTCGCCGCTCTCGAAGACGCCTGCCTCGGCCGGTCGCATCGTTCGAAACTCGGCAAAAACAAACTCAAAGAAGCGATTGATCGCACGCGCGCCGTTCTTGGCGTTCCTGCGGATTATCGTATTGGCATCGTTCCAGCGTCGGATACCGGCGCAGTGGAAATGGCGCTCTGGTCGCTTTTGGGCGCACGCGGCGTTGATATGCTGGCATGGGAAAGCTTCGGTGACGGTTGGGTTACCGATGTTGTCAAACAATTGAAACTCGAAGACGTGCGCAGCCTGAAAGCCGGTTACGGCGAGCTGCCGGATCTCGCGGCAGTGGATTGCAACCGCGATGTCGTCTTCACCTGGAACGGCACCACGTCCGGCGTGCGCGTGCCGAACGGCGACTGGATCGCCGACGACCGCGAAGGCCTGACCATCTGCGACGCCACCTCGGCGGCGTTCGCCATGGATCTGCCGTGGTCGAAGCTCGATGTCACGACGTTCTCGTGGCAGAAGGTGCTCGGCGGTGAAGGGGCTCATGGCATCCTGATCCTGAGCCCGCGGGCGGTCGAACGGTTGCAGACCTACAAGCCGTCCTGGCCGTTGCCGAAGGTGTTCCGTCTGACCTCGGGCGGCAAGCTCATCGAAGGCATTTTCGTTGGCGAAACCATCAACACCCCGTCCATGCTTTGCGTCGAAGATTATATCGATGCGTTGAAATGGGCTGAGGGCGAGGGTGGCTTGACGGGCCTGATCGCGCGTTCGGAAGGCAATCTTGCCGTTCTTGCGAACTGGGTTGCGGCGAGCGACTGGGCGGATTTCCTGCCGGTGGTCGAGGCCACGCGGTCCTGCACTTCGGTGTGCCTGAAGATCGTCGATCCCTGGTTCACGGCGCTTGATGCCGAGGGTCAGGCCAAGGTGGCGAAGGACTTCGCCAAGATCCTTGAAGACGAGCATGTGGCCTATGACATCGGCAGTTACCGCGATGCCCCTCCCGGCATCCGCATCTGGGCCGGTGCCACCGTTGAGGCTGCGGATCTTAAGGCTTTGCTGCCCTGGCTTGACTGGGCCTTTGCCACGCTGAAGGCGAAAGCCTGA
- the serA gene encoding phosphoglycerate dehydrogenase, which yields MPKVLISDDLSPLAKQIFEARGIEVDQIVGLTKDELIAKIGEYDGLAIRSATKVTKDVIAAATNLKVVGRAGIGVDNVDIPTATGAGIVVMNTPFGNSITTAEHAIAMMFAIAREIPMADASTRLGKWEKNRFMGVELTSKTLGIIGCGNIGSIVAERALGLRMKVVAFDPYLSPERAVDLGVEKVELDELFRRADFITLHTPLTDGTRGVVNAAAFAKMKDGVFIINCARGGLVVEKDLKAALESGKVAGAALDVFEVEPAKQNDLFAFENVILTPHLGASTNEAQVNVAVQVAEQMADYLLDGAVTNALNMASVSAEDAPRLRPYMKLAAQLGGFAGQLTETGIKKVVIEYEGDAAQLNVRPLTAAVLEALLRPLMDSVNMVNAPTVAKERNIEVSEVKHDREGDYHTLMRVTVTTEKQTRDIAGTLFANGDARIVQIKGISIEAQVTDNMIFVVNEDLPGFIGNLGTILGSAGLNIATFNLGREAAGKEAIALVAIDGAVPQDVLGQIRSLPHVRQVKHLKF from the coding sequence ATGCCTAAGGTTCTGATTTCCGACGACTTGAGCCCCCTGGCCAAGCAGATTTTTGAAGCGCGCGGTATTGAGGTTGATCAGATCGTGGGTCTGACCAAGGACGAGCTGATCGCGAAAATCGGTGAGTATGATGGTCTGGCCATTCGGTCGGCCACCAAGGTTACGAAGGACGTGATCGCCGCCGCCACCAATCTGAAGGTTGTGGGCCGGGCCGGGATCGGTGTTGATAACGTGGATATTCCGACCGCCACGGGCGCCGGGATCGTTGTCATGAACACCCCGTTCGGCAATTCGATCACCACCGCTGAACATGCCATCGCCATGATGTTCGCCATTGCTCGGGAAATTCCGATGGCGGATGCCTCGACCCGTCTGGGCAAGTGGGAAAAGAACCGCTTCATGGGGGTCGAGCTGACCTCGAAGACCCTTGGCATCATCGGGTGCGGCAATATCGGCTCGATCGTGGCCGAACGCGCGCTTGGCCTGCGTATGAAGGTTGTGGCGTTTGACCCCTATCTGTCGCCGGAACGTGCGGTTGATCTTGGCGTTGAGAAGGTCGAGCTTGATGAGCTGTTCCGTCGCGCTGATTTCATCACGCTCCATACGCCTTTGACCGATGGCACCCGGGGTGTTGTGAACGCTGCGGCGTTTGCGAAGATGAAGGATGGCGTCTTTATCATCAACTGTGCCCGTGGCGGCCTGGTTGTGGAAAAGGACCTGAAGGCGGCGCTTGAATCTGGCAAGGTGGCAGGGGCCGCTTTGGACGTGTTTGAAGTCGAGCCGGCCAAGCAAAACGATCTCTTTGCCTTTGAGAACGTGATCCTCACGCCGCATCTTGGCGCGTCGACCAATGAAGCTCAGGTCAATGTGGCGGTTCAGGTTGCCGAACAGATGGCGGATTACCTGCTTGATGGGGCTGTGACCAACGCGCTTAACATGGCGTCGGTGTCGGCTGAGGATGCTCCGCGTCTTCGTCCCTATATGAAGCTTGCGGCGCAGCTTGGCGGGTTTGCCGGTCAGTTGACCGAAACCGGGATCAAGAAGGTTGTCATCGAATATGAAGGCGATGCCGCTCAGCTGAACGTGCGTCCGCTGACCGCTGCCGTGCTTGAGGCGCTGCTGCGTCCCTTGATGGATTCGGTCAATATGGTCAATGCGCCGACCGTGGCCAAGGAACGCAATATCGAAGTGTCCGAGGTGAAGCACGACCGCGAGGGCGATTATCACACCCTGATGCGCGTCACCGTCACCACCGAAAAGCAGACCCGTGACATCGCCGGAACGCTGTTCGCGAATGGCGATGCCCGGATCGTGCAGATCAAGGGCATCAGCATCGAAGCCCAGGTGACCGACAACATGATCTTTGTGGTGAACGAGGATCTGCCGGGCTTCATCGGCAATCTTGGCACCATCCTTGGCAGCGCCGGGCTCAATATCGCCACCTTCAACCTCGGCCGTGAGGCTGCTGGCAAGGAAGCGATTGCGCTTGTGGCCATTGACGGGGCTGTGCCGCAGGATGTGCTCGGTCAGATTCGTTCCTTGCCGCATGTGCGTCAGGTCAAACATCTGAAGTTCTAA
- a CDS encoding ATP phosphoribosyltransferase regulatory subunit yields MADYSERALLPEGFHDDLPPEAEGEASVIAALLARFQAYGYGRVAPPLVEFEDSLLAGSGKTQSRQMFRLMDPVSQRMMGIRTDMTIQVARIAATRLAASPRPLRLCYAGQVLLVKGGQIRSERQFGQAGVELIGVGSIEADAEVLLLAADALRAVGVQGLSADLTVPSLVPVLAAELGLPDVAAGQIRAALNAKDIGQLQSIEGRAGEIFRGLLAASGEADAALRALQELQLPAQAAAIVAELQGLVTRVQALSPDLVLTIDPGEFRGFEYKAGIAFTLFAAKGRGELGRGGRYEITRADTGAAEAATGVSLYLDSLMRVATAPDMAAKLYVPHGTAVTLLAGLQDQGYRTVRGLAPEADVRAAARHLGCGYIYADERITLLD; encoded by the coding sequence ATGGCTGATTATTCCGAACGAGCTTTGCTGCCGGAAGGCTTTCATGACGACCTCCCCCCGGAGGCCGAAGGCGAAGCGTCGGTGATTGCGGCGCTTCTGGCGCGGTTCCAGGCTTATGGATATGGGCGGGTGGCCCCGCCGCTTGTGGAATTCGAGGACAGTCTGCTGGCCGGGTCGGGCAAGACCCAGTCGCGGCAGATGTTCCGGCTGATGGACCCGGTGTCCCAGCGCATGATGGGCATTCGCACCGATATGACCATTCAGGTCGCGCGTATCGCGGCGACCCGGCTTGCGGCCAGTCCGCGGCCGCTGCGGCTGTGCTATGCCGGGCAGGTGTTGCTGGTCAAGGGCGGGCAGATCCGGTCGGAACGGCAGTTCGGACAGGCCGGGGTCGAGCTGATTGGCGTGGGCTCCATCGAGGCGGACGCGGAAGTCCTGCTGCTGGCGGCGGACGCCTTGCGCGCCGTTGGGGTTCAGGGGCTTTCGGCGGATTTGACGGTGCCGTCGCTGGTGCCGGTGCTGGCGGCCGAGCTTGGACTTCCGGACGTGGCGGCGGGGCAGATCAGGGCGGCCCTGAACGCCAAGGACATCGGCCAGTTGCAGTCGATTGAGGGACGCGCGGGCGAGATTTTCCGGGGGCTTCTTGCGGCGTCGGGCGAGGCGGATGCGGCGCTTCGGGCGCTTCAGGAGCTTCAGTTGCCGGCGCAGGCGGCGGCGATTGTTGCGGAGTTGCAGGGGCTGGTGACGCGGGTTCAGGCCTTGTCGCCCGATCTGGTGCTGACCATCGATCCCGGCGAGTTTCGTGGATTTGAATATAAGGCGGGCATTGCCTTCACCCTGTTCGCGGCCAAGGGGCGCGGCGAGCTTGGGCGTGGCGGGCGCTATGAGATCACCCGGGCCGATACCGGCGCGGCCGAGGCGGCGACTGGGGTGTCGCTTTATCTCGACAGCCTGATGCGGGTGGCGACGGCGCCGGACATGGCGGCCAAGCTTTATGTGCCCCATGGCACGGCGGTCACGTTGCTGGCCGGGTTGCAGGATCAAGGTTATCGCACGGTGCGCGGGCTTGCGCCTGAAGCCGATGTGCGGGCGGCAGCGCGGCATCTTGGCTGCGGATATATTTATGCGGACGAGCGGATCACTCTGCTCGACTGA
- the thiD gene encoding bifunctional hydroxymethylpyrimidine kinase/phosphomethylpyrimidine kinase: protein MDGRVLIVAGSDSGGGAGIQADIKTVSALGGFAATAVTALTAQDTLAVHEVFAAPPGFVAKQITVVLDDIGADAVKIGMLASAEIIAAVAQALASYDGPLVVDPVMVATSGGRLLADDAVDALKTLLIGRATVVTPNIPEAEVLTGMVIRTPDDMAVAGQAILELGPQAVLMKGGHLEASRVVDLLVTADGVMRFENAKIVTESTHGTGCTLSSAIAVGLAQGQSLPQAVTRARDYVLAAIRLAPGYGRGHGPLNHVDAGKVV from the coding sequence ATGGACGGACGGGTGTTGATCGTGGCCGGATCGGATTCTGGCGGCGGGGCGGGGATTCAGGCGGATATCAAGACGGTGAGCGCGCTTGGCGGGTTCGCGGCGACGGCGGTGACCGCCCTGACGGCGCAGGATACTCTGGCTGTGCATGAGGTATTTGCGGCGCCCCCGGGGTTTGTCGCCAAACAGATCACTGTGGTGTTGGATGATATCGGCGCCGATGCGGTCAAGATCGGCATGCTGGCGAGTGCTGAGATCATTGCGGCGGTGGCTCAGGCGCTTGCGTCTTATGACGGGCCGCTGGTGGTTGATCCGGTCATGGTGGCGACGTCGGGCGGGCGGTTGCTGGCTGATGATGCGGTGGACGCTTTGAAGACGTTGTTGATCGGGCGGGCGACCGTGGTGACGCCGAATATTCCCGAGGCTGAGGTCTTGACCGGCATGGTGATCCGCACGCCCGATGATATGGCGGTGGCGGGGCAGGCCATTCTGGAGCTTGGCCCGCAGGCTGTGCTGATGAAGGGCGGGCATCTTGAGGCGTCGCGGGTGGTCGATCTGCTGGTGACGGCGGACGGGGTGATGCGATTTGAGAATGCCAAGATCGTGACCGAGTCGACTCATGGCACCGGCTGCACGCTGTCCTCGGCCATTGCGGTCGGTCTGGCGCAGGGGCAGAGCCTGCCGCAGGCGGTGACGCGGGCACGGGATTATGTGCTGGCGGCGATCCGGCTGGCCCCCGGGTATGGGCGTGGGCATGGGCCGTTGAACCATGTGGATGCGGGGAAGGTTGTCTGA
- the glmM gene encoding phosphoglucosamine mutase: MTRKYFGTDGIRGRANSHPMTAEIAMKVGMAAGRQFTRGDHVHRVVIGKDTRLSGYMIEPALAAGFISMGMDVIFAGPMPTPAVAMLTRSLRADLGVMISASHNPYQDNGIKLFGPDGYKLSDDIEREIEARMDNGYGDHLVPSEKLGRAQRMENSVGRYIEYAKNTFPRHLRLDGLKVVVDCANGAAYKAAPAVLWELGAEVVPVGVTPNGTNINKGCGSTAPSYVCEQVVAHGAHIGIALDGDADRVLISDENGQLVDGDQLMAVIGHYLNETGQLRGGGVVATIMSNLGMEKYLNGLGLDLIRTQVGDRYVVEKMRLGGYNVGGEQSGHIVLSDFTTTGDGIIAALQVLAVVIQSGKPVSEICRRFTPYPQILKNVRFEAGMTPLDQPLVQQAIAAGEQRLLGSGRVVIRKSGTEPLIRVMAEGEDELLVQTVVDDIVSTVTVACKAA, encoded by the coding sequence ATGACGCGGAAATATTTCGGGACGGACGGGATTCGGGGGCGCGCCAACAGTCACCCCATGACAGCGGAAATTGCCATGAAGGTCGGCATGGCGGCCGGGCGGCAGTTCACCCGGGGTGACCATGTTCATCGCGTCGTCATCGGCAAGGATACCCGGCTGTCGGGTTATATGATCGAACCCGCGCTCGCCGCCGGATTCATTTCCATGGGCATGGATGTGATTTTCGCCGGACCGATGCCGACGCCGGCCGTGGCCATGCTGACGCGCTCGTTGCGGGCGGATCTTGGGGTCATGATCTCGGCCTCGCATAATCCTTATCAGGACAATGGCATTAAATTGTTCGGGCCGGACGGGTATAAGCTGTCGGATGATATCGAGCGCGAGATTGAGGCGCGCATGGACAATGGCTATGGCGATCATCTGGTGCCGTCGGAAAAGCTTGGCCGGGCCCAGCGTATGGAAAATTCGGTCGGCCGTTATATCGAATATGCGAAGAACACCTTTCCGCGTCACCTGCGCCTGGATGGCCTGAAGGTTGTCGTGGATTGCGCCAATGGGGCGGCTTACAAGGCGGCGCCTGCCGTGCTGTGGGAGCTCGGGGCCGAAGTGGTGCCGGTGGGTGTGACGCCGAACGGGACCAATATCAACAAGGGCTGCGGGTCGACCGCGCCGAGCTATGTCTGTGAACAGGTGGTGGCTCATGGCGCGCATATCGGCATTGCCCTGGATGGGGACGCCGATCGTGTGCTGATTTCCGATGAAAACGGGCAGTTGGTGGATGGCGATCAGCTGATGGCGGTCATCGGGCATTATCTGAACGAGACCGGGCAGCTGCGCGGCGGCGGCGTGGTGGCCACCATCATGTCGAATCTTGGGATGGAGAAATATCTGAACGGGCTTGGACTCGATCTGATCCGCACTCAGGTGGGCGACCGTTATGTGGTCGAGAAAATGCGCCTGGGTGGCTATAACGTCGGCGGCGAACAGTCGGGGCATATCGTGCTGTCGGACTTCACCACTACGGGCGACGGCATCATTGCTGCCTTGCAGGTGCTGGCGGTGGTGATCCAGAGTGGCAAGCCGGTGAGCGAGATCTGCCGCCGCTTTACTCCGTATCCGCAGATTTTGAAAAATGTCCGTTTCGAAGCCGGAATGACTCCGCTCGATCAGCCGCTGGTGCAGCAGGCGATCGCGGCCGGGGAGCAGCGCCTGCTTGGGTCGGGCCGGGTGGTGATCCGCAAGTCAGGCACCGAGCCGCTTATCCGCGTGATGGCGGAGGGCGAGGACGAACTGCTGGTGCAGACCGTGGTCGATGATATCGTCTCGACGGTTACGGTGGCTTGCAAGGCGGCTTAG
- the ftsH gene encoding ATP-dependent zinc metalloprotease FtsH, with amino-acid sequence MGNLGRNLALWAVIILVLLALFNLFQGSSGQGAQTDIAFSTFLQDVEQGNVRAVTIEGRNITGTKGDNTNFRTYAPDDPMLVSRLTQHGVSITAKPEEQNLLAGIFMSLLPFLLLIGVWVFFMRQMQAGNGRAMGFGKSRARLLTEKQGRITFNDVAGIDEAKEELEEIVDFLKDPGKFQRLGGTIPKGALLVGPPGTGKTLLARAIAGEANVPFFSISGSDFVEMFVGVGASRVRDMFEQAKKNAPCIIFIDEIDAVGRHRGAGLGGGNDEREQTLNQLLVEMDGFEANEGIILVAATNRPDVLDPALLRPGRFDRQIVVPNPDLNGREKILKVHMRKVPLGADVDAKTISRGTPGFSGADLANLVNEAALMAARRGKKVVTMAEFEAAKDKVMMGAERRSMVMTEDEKRSTAYHEAGHALVSLIVPHNDPLHKVTIIPRGRALGVTWNLPDRDRYSQNMKQMKARLALCFGGRIAEQLIYGKDELNTGASNDIAQATRMARAMVMDYGMSEKLGWLRYRENQDEVFLGHSVSRSQNISEDTARLIDQEVRVLVEEAEATARKALNDHIDDLHKVTKALLEYETLSGEEVRALMRGETISRPVEDNKSSGPDERPRASTVPEAGRGGDTGGTAEPQAGL; translated from the coding sequence GCCCTTTGGGCTGTTATCATATTGGTGTTGCTTGCACTTTTTAACCTCTTTCAGGGGTCTTCCGGGCAAGGGGCGCAGACAGACATTGCGTTTTCGACGTTCCTGCAAGATGTCGAACAGGGCAATGTGCGGGCAGTGACCATCGAGGGCCGGAATATCACCGGCACGAAGGGCGACAATACGAATTTCCGCACCTATGCGCCGGACGATCCGATGCTGGTCAGCCGTCTGACCCAGCATGGGGTCAGCATCACGGCGAAGCCTGAGGAACAGAATCTGCTGGCCGGCATCTTCATGTCGCTGCTGCCATTCCTGCTGTTGATCGGCGTCTGGGTGTTCTTCATGCGCCAGATGCAGGCCGGAAACGGCCGGGCCATGGGCTTCGGCAAGTCGCGGGCGCGGCTGTTGACCGAAAAACAGGGCCGGATCACCTTCAATGACGTGGCCGGGATTGACGAAGCCAAGGAAGAACTTGAAGAAATCGTCGATTTCCTCAAGGACCCGGGCAAGTTCCAGCGCCTTGGCGGCACCATTCCGAAGGGCGCTTTGCTGGTCGGTCCTCCGGGTACCGGGAAAACCCTGCTGGCGCGTGCCATCGCGGGGGAGGCCAATGTGCCGTTCTTCTCGATCTCGGGCTCGGACTTTGTGGAAATGTTTGTCGGCGTTGGTGCAAGCCGCGTGCGCGACATGTTCGAACAGGCAAAGAAAAACGCTCCCTGCATTATTTTCATCGATGAAATCGACGCCGTCGGGCGTCATCGCGGCGCCGGTCTTGGCGGCGGCAATGACGAACGCGAACAGACCTTGAACCAGTTGCTGGTCGAGATGGACGGCTTTGAAGCGAACGAAGGCATCATTCTGGTGGCTGCCACCAACCGTCCGGACGTGCTTGACCCGGCGCTGTTGCGGCCGGGCCGGTTCGACCGTCAGATCGTGGTGCCGAACCCCGATCTGAATGGCCGTGAAAAAATCCTCAAGGTGCATATGCGCAAGGTGCCGCTTGGCGCCGATGTGGATGCAAAGACGATCTCGCGCGGGACGCCCGGATTTTCTGGGGCGGATCTGGCCAATCTTGTCAACGAAGCGGCGCTGATGGCGGCGCGTCGGGGCAAGAAGGTTGTCACCATGGCCGAATTCGAGGCTGCCAAGGACAAGGTGATGATGGGGGCGGAACGTCGCTCCATGGTCATGACCGAGGATGAAAAACGCTCGACCGCCTATCATGAAGCCGGTCATGCGCTGGTGTCCCTGATCGTGCCGCATAATGATCCGCTGCATAAGGTGACGATCATTCCGCGCGGCCGTGCGCTTGGCGTGACCTGGAACCTGCCGGATCGTGACCGGTACAGCCAGAACATGAAGCAGATGAAGGCGCGGCTGGCGCTTTGCTTTGGTGGGCGTATTGCCGAACAGCTGATTTACGGCAAGGACGAACTGAACACCGGGGCGTCCAATGATATTGCCCAGGCGACCCGCATGGCGCGGGCCATGGTCATGGACTATGGCATGAGCGAAAAGCTTGGCTGGTTGCGCTATCGCGAGAATCAGGACGAGGTGTTTCTCGGTCACTCGGTATCGCGGTCGCAGAATATTTCCGAAGACACCGCTCGCCTGATCGATCAGGAAGTGCGGGTTCTGGTGGAAGAAGCTGAAGCCACGGCGCGGAAGGCCCTCAACGATCATATTGATGATCTGCATAAGGTGACGAAGGCGCTTCTGGAATATGAAACCCTGTCGGGTGAAGAGGTGCGGGCGCTGATGCGCGGCGAAACCATCAGCCGTCCGGTGGAAGACAACAAATCGAGCGGACCTGACGAACGGCCGCGTGCCTCCACCGTGCCGGAAGCCGGACGCGGTGGCGATACGGGCGGTACGGCAGAACCTCAGGCCGGTCTTTGA
- a CDS encoding adenylosuccinate synthase, with protein MANVVVVGAQWGDEGKGKIVDWLSERADVVVRFQGGHNAGHTLVIDENVYKLSLLPSGIVRPNKQSVIGNGVVVDPWALLDEIARLQGQGVRVDESNLSVAENCALILPLHRELDGIREEAAGEAKIGTTRRGIGPAYEDKVARRALRVGDLAHDDLIVERLDALLAHHNPLRVGLGAEPVDREALLAEIRAVAPKILPFACASWRVLDEAKKQGKRVLFEGAQGIMLDVDHGTYPFVTSSNTVSSQAAGGSGVGPGQVGYVLGITKAYTTRVGSGPFPTEQLNEVGQTLGQRGHEFGTVTGRARRCGYFDAVMVRQAMKIGGIHGIALTKLDVLDGFDELKVCVAYKLDGKTIDYFPSNARDQARVEAVYESLEGWSDSTRGARSWADLPATAIKYIRRIEELIETPVALLSTSPEREDTILVKDPFAG; from the coding sequence GTGGCAAACGTGGTCGTAGTCGGCGCTCAATGGGGCGACGAAGGCAAGGGAAAGATTGTCGATTGGCTGTCGGAACGCGCCGATGTGGTGGTGCGGTTTCAGGGCGGACATAACGCGGGCCATACGCTCGTCATCGATGAAAATGTGTATAAGCTGAGCCTGCTGCCGTCGGGCATCGTGCGGCCCAACAAACAGTCGGTGATCGGCAATGGCGTTGTGGTTGACCCCTGGGCGCTGCTGGATGAAATCGCGCGTCTGCAGGGACAGGGTGTGCGGGTTGATGAAAGCAATCTGAGCGTTGCTGAAAATTGCGCGCTTATTCTGCCGCTGCATCGGGAGCTGGATGGCATCCGTGAGGAAGCCGCCGGTGAAGCCAAGATCGGCACCACCCGGCGCGGCATTGGCCCGGCTTATGAAGATAAGGTGGCGCGGCGTGCGCTGCGGGTTGGCGATCTCGCCCATGACGATCTGATTGTTGAGCGGCTGGATGCGTTGCTGGCCCATCACAATCCGCTGCGGGTTGGACTTGGTGCGGAGCCGGTGGACCGCGAGGCACTGCTGGCTGAAATCCGGGCGGTGGCGCCGAAGATTCTGCCGTTCGCTTGTGCGTCCTGGCGGGTGCTGGATGAGGCCAAGAAGCAGGGCAAGCGCGTGCTGTTCGAAGGCGCGCAGGGCATCATGCTTGACGTCGATCATGGCACCTATCCCTTTGTCACCTCGTCGAACACCGTGTCGTCGCAGGCGGCGGGCGGGTCGGGCGTGGGGCCGGGTCAGGTTGGTTATGTGCTTGGCATCACCAAGGCTTACACCACCCGGGTCGGCAGTGGGCCGTTCCCGACCGAGCAGTTGAACGAGGTCGGGCAGACTTTGGGGCAGCGCGGGCATGAGTTCGGCACCGTGACCGGGCGGGCTCGGCGTTGCGGGTATTTCGATGCGGTGATGGTGCGGCAGGCGATGAAAATCGGCGGCATCCATGGCATCGCGCTGACCAAGCTTGATGTGCTTGATGGCTTTGACGAGCTGAAGGTCTGCGTGGCTTATAAGCTTGATGGCAAGACGATTGATTATTTCCCGTCGAATGCGCGTGATCAGGCCCGGGTTGAAGCGGTTTATGAAAGCCTTGAGGGCTGGTCGGACAGCACACGCGGGGCGCGGTCCTGGGCCGATCTGCCAGCTACGGCGATTAAATATATCCGCCGTATCGAGGAGTTGATCGAGACCCCGGTGGCTCTGTTGTCGACGAGCCCCGAGCGCGAAGATACGATTCTGGTGAAGGATCCCTTCGCCGGATAA
- a CDS encoding YgdI/YgdR family lipoprotein has protein sequence MTAGKRLLAGLVLMLAVPSLVACSGGRDSEYIMGLRDGRLLVTRGKPQFDDKAGVYNYRGQDGIKGSIGKDEVVQIIER, from the coding sequence ATGACTGCTGGGAAAAGACTTTTGGCCGGGCTTGTGCTGATGCTGGCGGTGCCGTCGCTTGTGGCCTGCAGTGGCGGGCGGGACAGCGAATATATCATGGGGCTCAGGGACGGCCGCCTACTGGTGACCCGGGGCAAGCCGCAGTTTGATGACAAGGCGGGCGTTTACAATTATCGCGGGCAGGATGGGATTAAAGGCAGCATCGGTAAGGATGAGGTGGTGCAGATTATTGAGCGGTAG
- the folP gene encoding dihydropteroate synthase: MSDSLKTDHLEMGARVYLRPFGFVNGAEARDAVAAGLACFLAGGPVAFMGVELVRRSGGAVTRELLPVTAIAARSDVALTVTRMTAARRPLELGAGRRLSFERPLVMGILNVTPDSFSDGGSFATSEAALERGRVMLAEGADLLDVGGESTRPGSDPVAPEEEIRRVLPVIRSLVEDGAIISIDTRHAATMRAAAAGGAHIINDVSALGHDGDSLAAARELRLPVILMHAQGDPKTMQDAPVYDDALLDVYDYLADRIDRVTATTGVSRAQIVVDPGVGFGKGLEHNLDLLRGLSMFHGLGCPILLGVSRKSFIGRITGVTDPRERLPGGLAAELKAVLAGVQMLRVHDVAATVQALAVWDAL, encoded by the coding sequence ATGTCCGATAGTCTGAAGACCGATCATCTTGAGATGGGGGCGCGGGTTTACCTGCGCCCCTTCGGTTTTGTGAACGGTGCCGAGGCCCGGGACGCGGTGGCGGCCGGGCTTGCCTGTTTTCTGGCCGGTGGACCGGTGGCCTTCATGGGCGTTGAACTGGTCCGGCGTTCGGGCGGGGCGGTGACGCGGGAGCTTTTGCCGGTCACGGCGATCGCGGCGCGATCCGATGTGGCTTTGACGGTTACGCGGATGACAGCGGCGCGGCGGCCGCTTGAGCTTGGGGCCGGGCGGCGGTTGTCGTTCGAGCGGCCGTTGGTGATGGGCATCCTCAATGTGACGCCGGACAGTTTTTCCGATGGCGGCAGTTTTGCGACCAGCGAGGCGGCGCTTGAGCGCGGGCGGGTGATGCTGGCCGAGGGCGCGGATCTTTTGGATGTGGGCGGAGAATCGACGCGCCCGGGGTCCGACCCGGTGGCGCCGGAGGAGGAAATCCGCCGGGTGCTGCCAGTGATCCGGAGTCTTGTGGAAGATGGCGCGATTATCTCCATCGATACACGCCATGCCGCGACCATGCGGGCGGCGGCGGCGGGGGGCGCCCATATTATCAATGACGTATCAGCGCTTGGGCATGATGGGGACAGTCTGGCGGCAGCGCGGGAGCTTCGCTTGCCGGTCATTCTGATGCATGCCCAGGGCGACCCGAAAACCATGCAGGACGCGCCCGTATATGACGACGCGCTGTTAGATGTGTATGATTATCTGGCCGACCGGATTGACAGGGTGACGGCGACGACGGGGGTATCGCGGGCGCAGATCGTTGTCGATCCGGGGGTTGGGTTCGGCAAGGGACTTGAGCATAATCTGGATCTGTTGCGCGGCTTGTCCATGTTCCATGGTCTTGGTTGTCCCATTCTGCTCGGGGTGTCGCGCAAGAGCTTCATCGGCCGCATCACCGGTGTGACCGACCCACGGGAGCGGTTGCCGGGGGGGCTGGCGGCGGAGTTGAAGGCAGTTCTCGCCGGTGTGCAGATGCTGCGGGTGCATGATGTGGCGGCGACTGTGCAGGCGCTTGCCGTGTGGGATGCTCTCTGA